Within the bacterium genome, the region CGTAGCCTCTCTCCAAGGTTTGAGCACTGGGCGAGAAGGCCAGCTGGCACTCCTCAGGAGTTTTTTTTTCGACGCTCCAAAGCGCGCTCGAGGCTACGTGGATGGGCCTTGAAGCCGAAGCGTTGCTGGACGAGGCCGACCAGATCTTCAGCGCGCAACGAGGGGTCCTTGGCTTGTCTCTCCAGAACATAGTCCACCACCTCATCGTTGAACTTGTGGGCTCCTCGAGGCCCTGGTTTGCTCGGGATCAGGCCCGCGAGGCCGCTGTCTATGAACTTCTCCTGTGCCTGGTAGAAGGTCGGGCGAGAGAAGCCGAACTCCGTAGCGGCTCGACTCACAGACTGGCCTTCGAGTCGCACTCGGCGCAGCATCTCGTACTTGACCTGGACCAGGTCCCTCGGGTCGAAGAAGTCGATCCGGTCGAACAGCTCGTCCTGGACCTTCTCGGGGTATCGGTTCAAGCAGCCCCGTCTGCGTAGCGCCTGAGTCTTGTCGTCGTCCCGTTTCGCGTCGGCCATGTATCCTCCCGGTTCTGTAAGGGAGATTATGCCGACCTCGCCGAGTTGTCAAGCCCTGTTTCGAAGAATCTCGAGTTGCTAGGCGGCTTTGACCACAAACTTCTGTAGCTGATCCTACGTGGCGGCATAATCTTCTTGTCATTCTAGGCATAATCCTCTTGACAATCAGGGCGGTCACCACTTGAGACCTGAGTCGTCAGACGTGGCGTCTCCCAGCAGGCTGTCGACCAGAGCGCAGAGCCGAAGCAGATCCTGGGCGCGGAAGTACGCACGGCCACCTGCGGCGGCGACGAACGGGTCCACAGACGCCAGATCCGTGCAGTCGATAGGGATGTACGTCCTCCGGCCGTCGGGGTCATCGAAGTACACCCGCTCCCTGCTACCAGTGCCGGAGCTCAGGATCTCGACCA harbors:
- a CDS encoding helix-turn-helix domain-containing protein; this translates as MADAKRDDDKTQALRRRGCLNRYPEKVQDELFDRIDFFDPRDLVQVKYEMLRRVRLEGQSVSRAATEFGFSRPTFYQAQEKFIDSGLAGLIPSKPGPRGAHKFNDEVVDYVLERQAKDPSLRAEDLVGLVQQRFGFKAHPRSLERALERRKKNS